The nucleotide sequence TACCCCTCCGGAACTGGACGACCATGGTATTTTTCCTGCCCTTCATAAAATGACGGTAGAACTTTCAAAACTGACAGGAAAGACCATTCTTTTCGACAATAAGACCGATGACAACATCCGATTCGATTCTTTGGCGGAAACCAACGTATACCGTGTCGTTCAAGAAGCCGTCAACAATGCCATCAAATACGCCGAGGCCAATTATATTTTGATTACCATCAATTACAAAGACCATATTTTAAGCGTGGTCATCGATGACGACGGAAAGGGTTTTGACGATTCCATTCTCAACACCCCGCCCCAGAACAACAGCGAGGGCGGAATGGGCCTTTTCTTTATGAAAGAACGCATAGACTATATCAACGGCCGATTGTTTATCAACTCCATACCCGGTGAGGGAACAAGAGTTACCATCAATTATAAAACCAAAAAAGAAGAAGACCATGGAGCGGAATGAACTGTACCCCGTATTTCTAAAAGTATCCAACTTGAACATTTTGATCGTGGGTGGCGGAAATGTAGCTTTGGAAAAACTGAGCTTCCTGCTAAAATCGAGTCCGAACGCACAGGTTGAAATGGTCTCGCCCCTATTCAGGGAAGAAACCATTGCTTTGGCGAGGAAATTCGGCATCACCATGCATACGAGCGCCTATAACAAAAGCTTCCTGAAAAATAAGCACATGGTGGTAGCCACTACCGATAAGGTAGAAGTAAACGAACAGGTATACCACGACTGTCGGGCACAGAGTATATTGGTAAACGTGGCGGACAACCCCCCTTTTTGTGATTTCTATATGGGAGGGATCGTAACCAAAGGAAACGTAAAAGTGGCCATTTCCACCAACGGAAAATCACCGACTACGGCCAAGCGCTTACGGCAATTTTTTGAAGATGTCATCCCCGAAAACATAGATGACTTGGTCAAGAACCTCAATGAATTCAGAAAGACGATCAAAGGCGATTTTGAGGAAAAGGTAGAGACCCTTAACGAGTTTACCAAGGGCCTGGTCAACAAAAAGGAATCCTAAAACTGCCGGTCGCCCCGATTTCTAAAGGCCATAGCACGAGGCCCAAAACCGAAATACCAAGGTCGCCCCCAAACCAAA is from Zobellia galactanivorans and encodes:
- a CDS encoding precorrin-2 dehydrogenase/sirohydrochlorin ferrochelatase family protein; its protein translation is MERNELYPVFLKVSNLNILIVGGGNVALEKLSFLLKSSPNAQVEMVSPLFREETIALARKFGITMHTSAYNKSFLKNKHMVVATTDKVEVNEQVYHDCRAQSILVNVADNPPFCDFYMGGIVTKGNVKVAISTNGKSPTTAKRLRQFFEDVIPENIDDLVKNLNEFRKTIKGDFEEKVETLNEFTKGLVNKKES